One segment of Rissa tridactyla isolate bRisTri1 chromosome 17, bRisTri1.patW.cur.20221130, whole genome shotgun sequence DNA contains the following:
- the SIDT2 gene encoding SID1 transmembrane family member 2 isoform X5 gives MASAGAAALARALLAWALVALPLALPQPHGCRKVVEKEASFDTTYADWVDADLLNIYAFNHSVRRNWTEGVRVSVNVLSDHKDLPVLFVVRQKEAVVSFQVPLILRGLYQRKYAYQEVSRTLCQPQTKAEVETQHFYVDVSTLSLNASYQLRVTRVENFVLRTNERFGFNATAAQPQYFKYEFPEGVDSVIVKVTSAMAFPCSVISIQDILCPVYDLDNNVAFIGMYQTMTKKAAITVQKKDFPSNSFYVVVVVKTEDEACGGALPYYPLSKHASPDEPVDQHNRQKMLEVMVSPAITSEAYVSSVLFCLGIFLSFYVLTLVIACWESCRQQKRKGLLAAMDSPSLDTASLLGHARSIPDSFLGRAPYDSYGYGSFGNGSSSSAEGVTDSMGSAEVSYGYVGERSLENVAGRPRLDSLSSIEEDDYDTLADIDYDKNVIRTKQYLCVADLARKDKRVLRKKYQIYFWNIATIAVFYALPVVQLVITYQTVVNVTGNQDICYYNFLCAHPLGNLSAFNNILSNLGYVLLGLLFLLIILQREINYNRALMRNDTNALECGIPKHFGLFYAMGTALMMEGLLSACYHVCPNYTNFQFDTSFMYMIAGLCMLKLYQKRHPDINASAYSAYACLALVIFFSVVGVVFGKGNTAFWIVFSVIHIVATLLLSTQLYYMGRWKLDSGILRRILHVLYTDCIRQCSGPMYVDRMVLLVMGNIINWSLAAYGLIVRPNDFASYLLAIGICNLLLYFAFYIIMKLRSGERIKLIPLLCIVGTSVVWGFALFFFFQGLSTWQKTPAESREHNRDCILLDFFDDHDIWHFLSSIAMFGSFLVGAGCRCRGCPLPGPPRLTGSPLPSPRRCC, from the exons ATGGCGAGCGCCGGGGCGGCCGCGCTGGCCCGGGCGCTGCTGGCCTGGGCGCTGGTGGCCCTGCCGCtcgccctgccccagccccacgggtgCCGGAAGGTGGTGGAGAAGGAGGCCAGCTTCGACACCACCTACGCCGACTGGGTGGACGCCGACCTGCTCAACATCTACGCCTTCAACCACAGCGTCCGGAGGAACTGG ACGGAGGGGGTGCGCGTGTCGGTGAACGTCCTCTCCGACCACAAGGACTTGCCCGTCCTCTTCGTGGTGAGGCAGAAGGAGGCGGTGGTCTCCTTCCAGGTGCCGCTCATCCTCCGGGGACT GTATCAGCGGAAATACGCGTACCAGGAGGTGAGCCGCACGCTCTGCCAGCCCCAGACCAAGGCGGAGGTGGAGACCCAGCACTTCTACGTGGACGTCTCCACGCTGTCCCTCAACGCCTCCTACCAGCTGCGGGTCACCCGGGTGGAGAACTTTGTGCTGCG GACGAACGAACGGTTCGGCTTCAACGCCACGGCCGCTCAGCCGCAG TATTTCAAGTATGAGTTCCCCGAGGGAGTGGACTCGGTGATCGTGAAGGTGACCTCGGCCATGGCCTTCCCCTGCTCCGTCATCTCCATCCAGGACATCTTG TGCCCCGTCTACGACTTGGACAACAACGTGGCCTTCATCGGGATGTACCAGACCATGACGAAGAAGGCAGCCATCACGGTGCAG AAGAAGGATTTCCCCAGCAACAGCTTCtacgtggtggtggtggtgaagacGGAGGATGAGGCGTGCGGGGGGGCTTTGCCCTACTACCCCCTCTCCAAACATGCCTCCCCAG ATGAGCCTGTGGATCAGCACAACCGGCAGAAGATGCTGGAGGTGATGGTGTCGCCCGCCATAACCT CGGAGGCCTATGTCAGCAGCGTGCTTTTCTGCCTGGGCATCTTCCTCTCCTTCTACGTCCTCACACTGGTCATTGCCTGCTGGGAGAGCTGCCG gcagcagaagaggaaggggCTCCTGGCAGCCATGGACTCGCCCAGCCTGGACACAG CATCTCTACTGG GGCATGCCCGCAGCATCCCCGACTCCTTCCTGGGCCGTGCTCCCTACGACAGCTACGGTTACGGCTCCTTCG GCAACGGTTCCTCCAGCAGTGCCGAGGGCGTCACAGACAGCATGGGCTCGGCAGAAGTCTCCTATGGCTACGTGG GGGAGCGGTCGCTGGAGAACGTGGCCGGCCGGCCGCGCCTGGACTCTCTCAGCTCCATCGAGGAGGATGACTACGACACGCTGGCCGACATCGACTACGACAAGAATGTCATCCGCACCAAG CAATACCTCTGCGTGGCCGACCTGGCCCGCAAGGACAAGCGGGTGCTGCGGAAGAAGTACCAGATCTACTTCTG GAACATCGCCACCATCGCTGTCTTCTACGCCCTCCCCGTCGTCCAGCTCGTCATCACCTACCAGACG GTTGTGAACGTCACGGGCAACCAGGACATCTGCTACTACAACTTTCTGTGCGCCCACCCGCTGGGGAACCTCAG CGCCTTCAACAACATCCTCAGCAACCTGGGCTACGTCCTGCTGGGCTTGCTCTTCCTGCTCATCATCCTGCAGCGGGAGATCAACTACAACCGGGCCCTCATGCGCAACGACACCAACGCCCTG GAGTGCGGCATCCCCAAGCACTTTGGGCTCTTCTACGCCATGGGCACCGCGCTGATGATGGAGGGGCTGCTCAGCGCCTGCTACCACGTCTGCCCCAACTACACCAACTTCCAGTTTG ACACCTCCTTCATGTACATGATCGCGGGGCTCTGCATGCTGAAGCTCTACCAGAAACGCCACCCGGACATCAACGCCAGCGCCTACAGCGCCTACGCCTGCCTGGCCCTCGTCATCTTCTTCTCCGTCGTCGGCGTG GTCTTCGGCAAGGGGAACACAGCCTTCTGGATCGTCTTCTCCGTCATCCACATCGTGGCCACCCTGCTGCTGAGCACCCAGCTCTACTACATGGGCCGCTGGAAGCTGG aCTCGGGCATCCTGCGCAGGATCCTGCACGTGCTGTACACGGACTGCATCCGGCAGTGCAGCGGGCCCATGTACGTG GATCGGATGGTGCTCCTGGTCATGGGAAACATCATCAACTGGTCGCT CGCTGCCTACGGCCTCATTGTCCGCCCCAATGACTTCGCTTCCTACCTGCTGGCCATCGGCATCTGCAACCTCCTCCTCTACTTTGCCTTCTACATCATCATGAAG CTCCGCAGCGGCGAGCGCATCAAGCTCATCCCCTTGCTCTGCATTGTCGGCACCTCGGTGGTCTGGGGCTTCgccctcttcttcttcttccaggGGCTCAGCACCTGGCAG aaAACGCCAGCCGAGTCGCGGGAGCACAACCGTGACTGCATCCTGCTCGACTTCTTCGACGACCACGACATCTGGCACTTCCTCTCCTCCATCGCCATGTTCGGCTCCTTCCTGGTAGGTGCTGGCTGCCGCTGTCGCGGCTGCCCgctgcccggccccccccggctcaCCGGGTCCCCGCTGCCTTCCCCCCGCAGGTGCTGCTGA
- the SIDT2 gene encoding SID1 transmembrane family member 2 isoform X4 — translation MASAGAAALARALLAWALVALPLALPQPHGCRKVVEKEASFDTTYADWVDADLLNIYAFNHSVRRNWTEGVRVSVNVLSDHKDLPVLFVVRQKEAVVSFQVPLILRGLYQRKYAYQEVSRTLCQPQTKAEVETQHFYVDVSTLSLNASYQLRVTRVENFVLRTNERFGFNATAAQPQYFKYEFPEGVDSVIVKVTSAMAFPCSVISIQDILCPVYDLDNNVAFIGMYQTMTKKAAITVQKKDFPSNSFYVVVVVKTEDEACGGALPYYPLSKHASPDEPVDQHNRQKMLEVMVSPAITSEAYVSSVLFCLGIFLSFYVLTLVIACWESCRQQKRKGLLAAMDSPSLDTGHARSIPDSFLGRAPYDSYGYGSFGNGSSSSAEGVTDSMGSAEVSYGYVGQEQFKRRTPSAPMRPLSIAMGERSLENVAGRPRLDSLSSIEEDDYDTLADIDYDKNVIRTKQYLCVADLARKDKRVLRKKYQIYFWNIATIAVFYALPVVQLVITYQTVVNVTGNQDICYYNFLCAHPLGNLSAFNNILSNLGYVLLGLLFLLIILQREINYNRALMRNDTNALECGIPKHFGLFYAMGTALMMEGLLSACYHVCPNYTNFQFDTSFMYMIAGLCMLKLYQKRHPDINASAYSAYACLALVIFFSVVGVVFGKGNTAFWIVFSVIHIVATLLLSTQLYYMGRWKLDSGILRRILHVLYTDCIRQCSGPMYVDRMVLLVMGNIINWSLAAYGLIVRPNDFASYLLAIGICNLLLYFAFYIIMKLRSGERIKLIPLLCIVGTSVVWGFALFFFFQGLSTWQKTPAESREHNRDCILLDFFDDHDIWHFLSSIAMFGSFLVLLTLDDDLDCVQRDKIYVF, via the exons ATGGCGAGCGCCGGGGCGGCCGCGCTGGCCCGGGCGCTGCTGGCCTGGGCGCTGGTGGCCCTGCCGCtcgccctgccccagccccacgggtgCCGGAAGGTGGTGGAGAAGGAGGCCAGCTTCGACACCACCTACGCCGACTGGGTGGACGCCGACCTGCTCAACATCTACGCCTTCAACCACAGCGTCCGGAGGAACTGG ACGGAGGGGGTGCGCGTGTCGGTGAACGTCCTCTCCGACCACAAGGACTTGCCCGTCCTCTTCGTGGTGAGGCAGAAGGAGGCGGTGGTCTCCTTCCAGGTGCCGCTCATCCTCCGGGGACT GTATCAGCGGAAATACGCGTACCAGGAGGTGAGCCGCACGCTCTGCCAGCCCCAGACCAAGGCGGAGGTGGAGACCCAGCACTTCTACGTGGACGTCTCCACGCTGTCCCTCAACGCCTCCTACCAGCTGCGGGTCACCCGGGTGGAGAACTTTGTGCTGCG GACGAACGAACGGTTCGGCTTCAACGCCACGGCCGCTCAGCCGCAG TATTTCAAGTATGAGTTCCCCGAGGGAGTGGACTCGGTGATCGTGAAGGTGACCTCGGCCATGGCCTTCCCCTGCTCCGTCATCTCCATCCAGGACATCTTG TGCCCCGTCTACGACTTGGACAACAACGTGGCCTTCATCGGGATGTACCAGACCATGACGAAGAAGGCAGCCATCACGGTGCAG AAGAAGGATTTCCCCAGCAACAGCTTCtacgtggtggtggtggtgaagacGGAGGATGAGGCGTGCGGGGGGGCTTTGCCCTACTACCCCCTCTCCAAACATGCCTCCCCAG ATGAGCCTGTGGATCAGCACAACCGGCAGAAGATGCTGGAGGTGATGGTGTCGCCCGCCATAACCT CGGAGGCCTATGTCAGCAGCGTGCTTTTCTGCCTGGGCATCTTCCTCTCCTTCTACGTCCTCACACTGGTCATTGCCTGCTGGGAGAGCTGCCG gcagcagaagaggaaggggCTCCTGGCAGCCATGGACTCGCCCAGCCTGGACACAG GGCATGCCCGCAGCATCCCCGACTCCTTCCTGGGCCGTGCTCCCTACGACAGCTACGGTTACGGCTCCTTCG GCAACGGTTCCTCCAGCAGTGCCGAGGGCGTCACAGACAGCATGGGCTCGGCAGAAGTCTCCTATGGCTACGTGG GGCAGGAGCAGTTCAAGCGGCGCACGCCCTCCGCCCCGATGAGGCCGCTGAGCATTGCCATGG GGGAGCGGTCGCTGGAGAACGTGGCCGGCCGGCCGCGCCTGGACTCTCTCAGCTCCATCGAGGAGGATGACTACGACACGCTGGCCGACATCGACTACGACAAGAATGTCATCCGCACCAAG CAATACCTCTGCGTGGCCGACCTGGCCCGCAAGGACAAGCGGGTGCTGCGGAAGAAGTACCAGATCTACTTCTG GAACATCGCCACCATCGCTGTCTTCTACGCCCTCCCCGTCGTCCAGCTCGTCATCACCTACCAGACG GTTGTGAACGTCACGGGCAACCAGGACATCTGCTACTACAACTTTCTGTGCGCCCACCCGCTGGGGAACCTCAG CGCCTTCAACAACATCCTCAGCAACCTGGGCTACGTCCTGCTGGGCTTGCTCTTCCTGCTCATCATCCTGCAGCGGGAGATCAACTACAACCGGGCCCTCATGCGCAACGACACCAACGCCCTG GAGTGCGGCATCCCCAAGCACTTTGGGCTCTTCTACGCCATGGGCACCGCGCTGATGATGGAGGGGCTGCTCAGCGCCTGCTACCACGTCTGCCCCAACTACACCAACTTCCAGTTTG ACACCTCCTTCATGTACATGATCGCGGGGCTCTGCATGCTGAAGCTCTACCAGAAACGCCACCCGGACATCAACGCCAGCGCCTACAGCGCCTACGCCTGCCTGGCCCTCGTCATCTTCTTCTCCGTCGTCGGCGTG GTCTTCGGCAAGGGGAACACAGCCTTCTGGATCGTCTTCTCCGTCATCCACATCGTGGCCACCCTGCTGCTGAGCACCCAGCTCTACTACATGGGCCGCTGGAAGCTGG aCTCGGGCATCCTGCGCAGGATCCTGCACGTGCTGTACACGGACTGCATCCGGCAGTGCAGCGGGCCCATGTACGTG GATCGGATGGTGCTCCTGGTCATGGGAAACATCATCAACTGGTCGCT CGCTGCCTACGGCCTCATTGTCCGCCCCAATGACTTCGCTTCCTACCTGCTGGCCATCGGCATCTGCAACCTCCTCCTCTACTTTGCCTTCTACATCATCATGAAG CTCCGCAGCGGCGAGCGCATCAAGCTCATCCCCTTGCTCTGCATTGTCGGCACCTCGGTGGTCTGGGGCTTCgccctcttcttcttcttccaggGGCTCAGCACCTGGCAG aaAACGCCAGCCGAGTCGCGGGAGCACAACCGTGACTGCATCCTGCTCGACTTCTTCGACGACCACGACATCTGGCACTTCCTCTCCTCCATCGCCATGTTCGGCTCCTTCCTG GTGCTGCTGACGCTGGACGATGACCTGGACTGCGTCCAGCGGGACAAGATCTACGTCTTCTAG
- the SIDT2 gene encoding SID1 transmembrane family member 2 isoform X7 yields MASAGAAALARALLAWALVALPLALPQPHGCRKVVEKEASFDTTYADWVDADLLNIYAFNHSVRRNWTEGVRVSVNVLSDHKDLPVLFVVRQKEAVVSFQVPLILRGLYQRKYAYQEVSRTLCQPQTKAEVETQHFYVDVSTLSLNASYQLRVTRVENFVLRTNERFGFNATAAQPQYFKYEFPEGVDSVIVKVTSAMAFPCSVISIQDILCPVYDLDNNVAFIGMYQTMTKKAAITVQKKDFPSNSFYVVVVVKTEDEACGGALPYYPLSKHASPDEPVDQHNRQKMLEVMVSPAITWHARSIPDSFLGRAPYDSYGYGSFGNGSSSSAEGVTDSMGSAEVSYGYVGQEQFKRRTPSAPMRPLSIAMGERSLENVAGRPRLDSLSSIEEDDYDTLADIDYDKNVIRTKQYLCVADLARKDKRVLRKKYQIYFWNIATIAVFYALPVVQLVITYQTVVNVTGNQDICYYNFLCAHPLGNLSAFNNILSNLGYVLLGLLFLLIILQREINYNRALMRNDTNALECGIPKHFGLFYAMGTALMMEGLLSACYHVCPNYTNFQFDTSFMYMIAGLCMLKLYQKRHPDINASAYSAYACLALVIFFSVVGVVFGKGNTAFWIVFSVIHIVATLLLSTQLYYMGRWKLDSGILRRILHVLYTDCIRQCSGPMYVDRMVLLVMGNIINWSLAAYGLIVRPNDFASYLLAIGICNLLLYFAFYIIMKLRSGERIKLIPLLCIVGTSVVWGFALFFFFQGLSTWQKTPAESREHNRDCILLDFFDDHDIWHFLSSIAMFGSFLVGAGCRCRGCPLPGPPRLTGSPLPSPRRCC; encoded by the exons ATGGCGAGCGCCGGGGCGGCCGCGCTGGCCCGGGCGCTGCTGGCCTGGGCGCTGGTGGCCCTGCCGCtcgccctgccccagccccacgggtgCCGGAAGGTGGTGGAGAAGGAGGCCAGCTTCGACACCACCTACGCCGACTGGGTGGACGCCGACCTGCTCAACATCTACGCCTTCAACCACAGCGTCCGGAGGAACTGG ACGGAGGGGGTGCGCGTGTCGGTGAACGTCCTCTCCGACCACAAGGACTTGCCCGTCCTCTTCGTGGTGAGGCAGAAGGAGGCGGTGGTCTCCTTCCAGGTGCCGCTCATCCTCCGGGGACT GTATCAGCGGAAATACGCGTACCAGGAGGTGAGCCGCACGCTCTGCCAGCCCCAGACCAAGGCGGAGGTGGAGACCCAGCACTTCTACGTGGACGTCTCCACGCTGTCCCTCAACGCCTCCTACCAGCTGCGGGTCACCCGGGTGGAGAACTTTGTGCTGCG GACGAACGAACGGTTCGGCTTCAACGCCACGGCCGCTCAGCCGCAG TATTTCAAGTATGAGTTCCCCGAGGGAGTGGACTCGGTGATCGTGAAGGTGACCTCGGCCATGGCCTTCCCCTGCTCCGTCATCTCCATCCAGGACATCTTG TGCCCCGTCTACGACTTGGACAACAACGTGGCCTTCATCGGGATGTACCAGACCATGACGAAGAAGGCAGCCATCACGGTGCAG AAGAAGGATTTCCCCAGCAACAGCTTCtacgtggtggtggtggtgaagacGGAGGATGAGGCGTGCGGGGGGGCTTTGCCCTACTACCCCCTCTCCAAACATGCCTCCCCAG ATGAGCCTGTGGATCAGCACAACCGGCAGAAGATGCTGGAGGTGATGGTGTCGCCCGCCATAACCT GGCATGCCCGCAGCATCCCCGACTCCTTCCTGGGCCGTGCTCCCTACGACAGCTACGGTTACGGCTCCTTCG GCAACGGTTCCTCCAGCAGTGCCGAGGGCGTCACAGACAGCATGGGCTCGGCAGAAGTCTCCTATGGCTACGTGG GGCAGGAGCAGTTCAAGCGGCGCACGCCCTCCGCCCCGATGAGGCCGCTGAGCATTGCCATGG GGGAGCGGTCGCTGGAGAACGTGGCCGGCCGGCCGCGCCTGGACTCTCTCAGCTCCATCGAGGAGGATGACTACGACACGCTGGCCGACATCGACTACGACAAGAATGTCATCCGCACCAAG CAATACCTCTGCGTGGCCGACCTGGCCCGCAAGGACAAGCGGGTGCTGCGGAAGAAGTACCAGATCTACTTCTG GAACATCGCCACCATCGCTGTCTTCTACGCCCTCCCCGTCGTCCAGCTCGTCATCACCTACCAGACG GTTGTGAACGTCACGGGCAACCAGGACATCTGCTACTACAACTTTCTGTGCGCCCACCCGCTGGGGAACCTCAG CGCCTTCAACAACATCCTCAGCAACCTGGGCTACGTCCTGCTGGGCTTGCTCTTCCTGCTCATCATCCTGCAGCGGGAGATCAACTACAACCGGGCCCTCATGCGCAACGACACCAACGCCCTG GAGTGCGGCATCCCCAAGCACTTTGGGCTCTTCTACGCCATGGGCACCGCGCTGATGATGGAGGGGCTGCTCAGCGCCTGCTACCACGTCTGCCCCAACTACACCAACTTCCAGTTTG ACACCTCCTTCATGTACATGATCGCGGGGCTCTGCATGCTGAAGCTCTACCAGAAACGCCACCCGGACATCAACGCCAGCGCCTACAGCGCCTACGCCTGCCTGGCCCTCGTCATCTTCTTCTCCGTCGTCGGCGTG GTCTTCGGCAAGGGGAACACAGCCTTCTGGATCGTCTTCTCCGTCATCCACATCGTGGCCACCCTGCTGCTGAGCACCCAGCTCTACTACATGGGCCGCTGGAAGCTGG aCTCGGGCATCCTGCGCAGGATCCTGCACGTGCTGTACACGGACTGCATCCGGCAGTGCAGCGGGCCCATGTACGTG GATCGGATGGTGCTCCTGGTCATGGGAAACATCATCAACTGGTCGCT CGCTGCCTACGGCCTCATTGTCCGCCCCAATGACTTCGCTTCCTACCTGCTGGCCATCGGCATCTGCAACCTCCTCCTCTACTTTGCCTTCTACATCATCATGAAG CTCCGCAGCGGCGAGCGCATCAAGCTCATCCCCTTGCTCTGCATTGTCGGCACCTCGGTGGTCTGGGGCTTCgccctcttcttcttcttccaggGGCTCAGCACCTGGCAG aaAACGCCAGCCGAGTCGCGGGAGCACAACCGTGACTGCATCCTGCTCGACTTCTTCGACGACCACGACATCTGGCACTTCCTCTCCTCCATCGCCATGTTCGGCTCCTTCCTGGTAGGTGCTGGCTGCCGCTGTCGCGGCTGCCCgctgcccggccccccccggctcaCCGGGTCCCCGCTGCCTTCCCCCCGCAGGTGCTGCTGA
- the SIDT2 gene encoding SID1 transmembrane family member 2 isoform X6, translated as MASAGAAALARALLAWALVALPLALPQPHGCRKVVEKEASFDTTYADWVDADLLNIYAFNHSVRRNWTEGVRVSVNVLSDHKDLPVLFVVRQKEAVVSFQVPLILRGLYQRKYAYQEVSRTLCQPQTKAEVETQHFYVDVSTLSLNASYQLRVTRVENFVLRTNERFGFNATAAQPQYFKYEFPEGVDSVIVKVTSAMAFPCSVISIQDILCPVYDLDNNVAFIGMYQTMTKKAAITVQKKDFPSNSFYVVVVVKTEDEACGGALPYYPLSKHASPDEPVDQHNRQKMLEVMVSPAITSEAYVSSVLFCLGIFLSFYVLTLVIACWESCRQQKRKGLLAAMDSPSLDTGHARSIPDSFLGRAPYDSYGYGSFGNGSSSSAEGVTDSMGSAEVSYGYVGERSLENVAGRPRLDSLSSIEEDDYDTLADIDYDKNVIRTKQYLCVADLARKDKRVLRKKYQIYFWNIATIAVFYALPVVQLVITYQTVVNVTGNQDICYYNFLCAHPLGNLSAFNNILSNLGYVLLGLLFLLIILQREINYNRALMRNDTNALECGIPKHFGLFYAMGTALMMEGLLSACYHVCPNYTNFQFDTSFMYMIAGLCMLKLYQKRHPDINASAYSAYACLALVIFFSVVGVVFGKGNTAFWIVFSVIHIVATLLLSTQLYYMGRWKLDSGILRRILHVLYTDCIRQCSGPMYVDRMVLLVMGNIINWSLAAYGLIVRPNDFASYLLAIGICNLLLYFAFYIIMKLRSGERIKLIPLLCIVGTSVVWGFALFFFFQGLSTWQKTPAESREHNRDCILLDFFDDHDIWHFLSSIAMFGSFLVLLTLDDDLDCVQRDKIYVF; from the exons ATGGCGAGCGCCGGGGCGGCCGCGCTGGCCCGGGCGCTGCTGGCCTGGGCGCTGGTGGCCCTGCCGCtcgccctgccccagccccacgggtgCCGGAAGGTGGTGGAGAAGGAGGCCAGCTTCGACACCACCTACGCCGACTGGGTGGACGCCGACCTGCTCAACATCTACGCCTTCAACCACAGCGTCCGGAGGAACTGG ACGGAGGGGGTGCGCGTGTCGGTGAACGTCCTCTCCGACCACAAGGACTTGCCCGTCCTCTTCGTGGTGAGGCAGAAGGAGGCGGTGGTCTCCTTCCAGGTGCCGCTCATCCTCCGGGGACT GTATCAGCGGAAATACGCGTACCAGGAGGTGAGCCGCACGCTCTGCCAGCCCCAGACCAAGGCGGAGGTGGAGACCCAGCACTTCTACGTGGACGTCTCCACGCTGTCCCTCAACGCCTCCTACCAGCTGCGGGTCACCCGGGTGGAGAACTTTGTGCTGCG GACGAACGAACGGTTCGGCTTCAACGCCACGGCCGCTCAGCCGCAG TATTTCAAGTATGAGTTCCCCGAGGGAGTGGACTCGGTGATCGTGAAGGTGACCTCGGCCATGGCCTTCCCCTGCTCCGTCATCTCCATCCAGGACATCTTG TGCCCCGTCTACGACTTGGACAACAACGTGGCCTTCATCGGGATGTACCAGACCATGACGAAGAAGGCAGCCATCACGGTGCAG AAGAAGGATTTCCCCAGCAACAGCTTCtacgtggtggtggtggtgaagacGGAGGATGAGGCGTGCGGGGGGGCTTTGCCCTACTACCCCCTCTCCAAACATGCCTCCCCAG ATGAGCCTGTGGATCAGCACAACCGGCAGAAGATGCTGGAGGTGATGGTGTCGCCCGCCATAACCT CGGAGGCCTATGTCAGCAGCGTGCTTTTCTGCCTGGGCATCTTCCTCTCCTTCTACGTCCTCACACTGGTCATTGCCTGCTGGGAGAGCTGCCG gcagcagaagaggaaggggCTCCTGGCAGCCATGGACTCGCCCAGCCTGGACACAG GGCATGCCCGCAGCATCCCCGACTCCTTCCTGGGCCGTGCTCCCTACGACAGCTACGGTTACGGCTCCTTCG GCAACGGTTCCTCCAGCAGTGCCGAGGGCGTCACAGACAGCATGGGCTCGGCAGAAGTCTCCTATGGCTACGTGG GGGAGCGGTCGCTGGAGAACGTGGCCGGCCGGCCGCGCCTGGACTCTCTCAGCTCCATCGAGGAGGATGACTACGACACGCTGGCCGACATCGACTACGACAAGAATGTCATCCGCACCAAG CAATACCTCTGCGTGGCCGACCTGGCCCGCAAGGACAAGCGGGTGCTGCGGAAGAAGTACCAGATCTACTTCTG GAACATCGCCACCATCGCTGTCTTCTACGCCCTCCCCGTCGTCCAGCTCGTCATCACCTACCAGACG GTTGTGAACGTCACGGGCAACCAGGACATCTGCTACTACAACTTTCTGTGCGCCCACCCGCTGGGGAACCTCAG CGCCTTCAACAACATCCTCAGCAACCTGGGCTACGTCCTGCTGGGCTTGCTCTTCCTGCTCATCATCCTGCAGCGGGAGATCAACTACAACCGGGCCCTCATGCGCAACGACACCAACGCCCTG GAGTGCGGCATCCCCAAGCACTTTGGGCTCTTCTACGCCATGGGCACCGCGCTGATGATGGAGGGGCTGCTCAGCGCCTGCTACCACGTCTGCCCCAACTACACCAACTTCCAGTTTG ACACCTCCTTCATGTACATGATCGCGGGGCTCTGCATGCTGAAGCTCTACCAGAAACGCCACCCGGACATCAACGCCAGCGCCTACAGCGCCTACGCCTGCCTGGCCCTCGTCATCTTCTTCTCCGTCGTCGGCGTG GTCTTCGGCAAGGGGAACACAGCCTTCTGGATCGTCTTCTCCGTCATCCACATCGTGGCCACCCTGCTGCTGAGCACCCAGCTCTACTACATGGGCCGCTGGAAGCTGG aCTCGGGCATCCTGCGCAGGATCCTGCACGTGCTGTACACGGACTGCATCCGGCAGTGCAGCGGGCCCATGTACGTG GATCGGATGGTGCTCCTGGTCATGGGAAACATCATCAACTGGTCGCT CGCTGCCTACGGCCTCATTGTCCGCCCCAATGACTTCGCTTCCTACCTGCTGGCCATCGGCATCTGCAACCTCCTCCTCTACTTTGCCTTCTACATCATCATGAAG CTCCGCAGCGGCGAGCGCATCAAGCTCATCCCCTTGCTCTGCATTGTCGGCACCTCGGTGGTCTGGGGCTTCgccctcttcttcttcttccaggGGCTCAGCACCTGGCAG aaAACGCCAGCCGAGTCGCGGGAGCACAACCGTGACTGCATCCTGCTCGACTTCTTCGACGACCACGACATCTGGCACTTCCTCTCCTCCATCGCCATGTTCGGCTCCTTCCTG GTGCTGCTGACGCTGGACGATGACCTGGACTGCGTCCAGCGGGACAAGATCTACGTCTTCTAG